A single genomic interval of Peromyscus leucopus breed LL Stock chromosome 7, UCI_PerLeu_2.1, whole genome shotgun sequence harbors:
- the LOC114691249 gene encoding olfactory receptor 146, whose translation MEKGNHSTVTKFFLAGLTDQPELQLPLFLLFLGIYLLTVLGNLGMIILILLSSHLHTPMYFFLSSLSFIDLCQSTVITPKMLVSFVMEKNDISYPECMIQLYFFLLFAISECYMLAAMAYDRYVAICSPLLYSIIMSQQACLSLVLGVYILGVVCASAHVGCMFRIHFCRFDLINHYFCDLISILKLSCTSIYVNELMILIFSGINIIAPTLTILSSYTFIIISILRIKSTEGRSKAFSTCSSHISAVAVFFGSAAFMYLNPSSSSSMDEGKVSSVFYTIIVPMLNPLIYSLRNKDVNIALKKIIERRSFL comes from the coding sequence ATGGAAAAAGGTAATCACTCTACAGTGACCAAATTCTTTCTGGCTGGGTTAACAGACCAACCAGAGCTGCAGCTGCccctgttcctcctcttccttggaaTCTACCTGCTCACAGTGCTGGGGAACCTGGGAATGATCATCCTGATCCTGCTCAGCTCCCACCTAcacacccccatgtacttcttcctcagcagTCTCTCCTTCATTGACCTATGCCAATCTACTGTCATTACCCCCAAAATGCTGGTGAGCTTTGTTATGGAGAAGAATGACATCTCCTACCCTGAGTGCATGATTCAACtttacttctttctcctttttgctaTTTCCGAATGTTACATGCTGGCTGCAATGGCATATGATCGCTATGTTGCCATCTGCAGCCCCTTGCTTTACAGCATCATCATGTCTCAACAGGCCTGCCTTTCTCTTGTATTAGGAGTTTATATTTTAGGTGTAGTTTGTGCATCGGCTCACGTAGGATGTATGTTTAGGATTCATTTCTGCAGATTTGATTTGATCAATCATTATTTCTGTGACCTTATTTCTATCCTTAAGCTCTCCTGCACTAGTATTTATGTGAATGAATTGATGATCCTAATTTTTAGTGGAATTAATATCATTGCCCCAACCCTGACCATCCTTAGTTCTTACACTTTCATCATTATCAGCATCCTACGCATTAAATCTACTGAGGGCAGATCCAAAGCCTTCAGCACCTGCAGCTCCCATATCTCAGCCGTTGCTGTCTTTTTTGGTTCTGCTGCATTTATGTATTTGAACCCATCATCTTCCAGCTCAATGGATGAAGGGAAAGTGTCTTCTGTGTTTTACACCATCATTGTGCCCATGCTCAACCCCCTGATCTACAGTCTAAGGAACAAGGACGTCAATATTGCACTGAAGAAAATCATAGAAAGAAGATCATTCTTGTGA